A single genomic interval of Meles meles chromosome 9, mMelMel3.1 paternal haplotype, whole genome shotgun sequence harbors:
- the SCG2 gene encoding secretogranin-2 encodes MAEAKTHWFGAALSLIPLIFLISGDEAASFQRNQLLQKEPDLRLENVQKFPSPEMIRALEYIEKLRQQAHKEENSPDYNPYQGVSVPLQKKENGDESHLPENTRDSLSEDEWMRIILEALRQAENEPQSTPKEKPYALNSEKNFPMDIPDDYETQQWPERKLKHMRFPPMYEENSRDNPFKRTNEIVEEQYTPQSLATLESVFQELGKLTGPNNQKRERVDEEQKLYTDDEDDIYKANNIAYEDVVGGEDWNPVEEKVESQTQEEVRDSKENAEKNEQINDEVKRSGQLGLQDEDVRKESKDQLSDDVSKVIAYLKRLVNAAGSGRSQNGQNAERATRLFEKPLDSQSIYQLIEISRNLQIPPEDLIDMLKTGEKPNGSVEPEQEVELPVDLDDISEVDVDRPDMFQNKMLSKNSYSKTPGRAVAETLPDGLTIEEILNLLGMESATNQKPPYFPGQYNREKVLPRLPYGPGRSRANQLPKGAWMPDVENRQMAYENLNDKDQELGEYLARMLVKYPEIMNSNQVKRVPSQVSSEDNLQDEDQIEQAIKEHLNQGSSQETDKLASVSKRIPVGPPKNDDSPNRQYLDEDLLMKVLEYLNQEKAEKGREHIAKRAMENM; translated from the coding sequence ATGGCAGAAGCTAAGACTCACTGGTTTGGAGCAGCCCTGTCTCTCATCCCTTTAATTTTCCTCATCTCTGGGGATGAAGCAGCTTCATTTCAGCGAAACCAGCTGCTTCAGAAGGAACCAGATCTCAGATTGGAAAACGTCCAAAAGTTTCCCAGTCCTGAAATGATCAGAGCTTTAGAATACATAGAAAAACTCCGACAACAAGctcacaaagaagaaaacagcccAGACTACAATCCCTACCAAGGTGTCTCTGTTCCccttcagaaaaaagaaaatggtgatgAAAGTCACTTGCCAGAAAATACAAGGGATTCCTTGAGCGAAGATGAGTGGATGAGGATAATACTTGAAGCTTTGAGACAGGCTGAGAATGAGCCTCAGTCTACACCAAAAGAAAAGCCCTATGCCTTGAATTCAGAAAAGAACTTTCCAATGGACATTCCTGATGATTACGAGACTCAGCAGTGGCCAGAGAGGAAGCTCAAGCACATGCGATTCCCTCCTATGTATGAAGAGAATTCCAGGGATAACCCCTTTAAACGCACAAATGAAATAGTAGAGGAACAATATACTCCTCAAAGTCTTGCCACACTAGAGTCCGTGTTCCAAGAGCTGGGGAAACTGACAGGACCAAACAACCAGAAACGTGAGAGAGTTGATGAGGAACAAAAACTTTACACAGATGATGAAGATGACATCTACAAGGCCAATAACATTGCCTACGAAGATGTGGTTGGGGGAGAAGATTGGAACCCAGTAGAAGAAAAGGTGGAGAGTCAAACCCAGGAAGAGGTAAGAGACAGCAAagagaatgcagaaaaaaatgaacaaatcaatGATGAAGTGAAGCGTTCAGGGCAGCTTGGCCTCCAAGATGAAGATGTCCGGAAGGAGAGTAAAGACCAACTCTCAGATGATGTCTCCAAAGTAATTGCATATCTGAAAAGATTAGTGAATGCTGCAGGTAGTGGGAGGTCACAGAATGGGCAGAACGCGGAAAGAGCAACCAGGCTTTTTGAGAAACCACTCGATTCTCAGTCTATTTATCAGCTGATTGAAATCTCAAGGAATTTACAGATACCCCCTGAAGACTTAATTGACATGCTGAAAACTGGAGAGAAGCCAAATGGATCTGTGGAACCAGAGCAGGAGGTTGAACTTCCCGTTGACTTAGATGACATCTCAGAGGTTGATGTAGACCGTCCAGACATGTTCCAAAATAAAATGCTCTCCAAGAATAGCTACTCCAAAACACCTGGTCGAGCTGTGGCAGAGACCCTACCAGATGGGCTCACTATTGaggaaattttaaatcttttaggGATGGAGAGTGCAACAAACCAAAAGCCTCCATATTTTCCTGGTCAGTATAACCGAGAGAAAGTTCTGCCAAGACTCCCCTATGGTCCTGGAAGATCTAGAGCAAACCAGCTCCCTAAAGGTGCCTGGATGCCGGATGTGGAGAACAGGCAAATGGCATATGAAAACCTGAATGATAAGGATCAAGAATTAGGAGAGTACTTGGCCAGGATGCTAGTGaaataccctgagatcatgaattcAAACCAGGTGAAGCGAGTTCCAAGTCAAGTCTCATCCGAAGATAATCTACAGGATGAGGACCAAATTGAACAGGCCATCAAAGAGCATTTGAATCAAGGCAGCTCTCAGGAAACTGACAAACTGGCTTCGGTAAGCAAAAGGATCCCTGTGGGGCCCCCAAAGAATGATGATTCCCCAAACAGACAGTACTTGGATGAAGATCTGTTAATGAAAGTGTTGGAATACCTCAAccaagaaaaggcagaaaagggaAGGGAGCATATTGCTAAGAGAGCAATGGAAAATATGTAA